A segment of the Bordetella flabilis genome:
TGGACGCGGACGGCGCGGAGGCGGGCCGATGAACGCCACGCGCGCACGTGCCCCGCGCCGCCAACCCACGGTGACCGTGCAGGTCAGCGGCGACAACGCCCATCTGGCCAATCTGTGCGGACCGCTGGACGAGAACCTGCGCCAGCTTGCCGACGGCCTGGCCGTGAAGCTATCGCGCCGCGGCAGCCGGGTCGTCGTCGAAGGCGAGCAGGCCGAACTGGCCGCGCAAGCCTTGCGCCGCTTCGACGAACAGGCCCAGCGCAAGCCGCTGTCGGTCGACGACATCCAGCTGGGCCTGGTGGAGATCGGCGTCGGGCGCGTCACGGAATCGCGCGGCGCGGAACCGCTCCTGGACCCTGCCGCCCTGCCGCCCATGGACGACTACGGCGCCGGCCTGGCGCTGCGTACGCGCCGCTCCGACCTGCGCCCGCGCACGCCGCGCCAGCGCGACTACCTGGACAACATCCTCAAGCACGACATCACTTTCGGTGTCGGGCCCGCGGGAACGGGCAAAACCTGGCTGGCCGTGGCCTGCGCCATCGACGCCATGGAACGCGACACGGTACAGCGGCTCATCCTGACGCGACCGGCGGTCGAAGCAGGCGAACGGCTGGGCTTCCTGCCCGGCGACCTGGCGCAGAAGGTCGACCCGTATCTGCGTCCGCTCTACGACGCCCTGTACGACCTGATGGGCTTCGACCGCGTCCAGCGTCTTTTCGAAAAGCAGACCATCGAAATCGCGCCGCTGGCCTATATGCGCGGCCGCACGCTGAACCATGCCTTCGTCATCCTGGACGAGGCCCAGAACACCACGCCGGAACAAATGAAGATGTTCCTGACGCGCATCGGCTTCGGCAGCAAGGCGGTGATCACCGGCGACCCCTCGCAGGTCGACCTGCCACGCGGCCAGCAAAGCGGGCTGGTGCACGCGCTGGGCGTGCTGGAGGAAGTCCAGGGCATCGCGACGACCCGCTTCACCAGCCGCGATGTGGTTCGCCACCCGCTGGTGGCCCGCATCGTGGACGCCTACGAGAGCGCGGCCGCCGACGAAAGCTGAGTCATGATCCCGGCCCTGTCGCTGTCCGTCCAATACGCGGTGGACGCCCCGCTGCTGCCGCGCTGGCGCCTGCGGCGCTGGGTCGCCCGCGCCCTGGGTGCCGCCCGGGACGACGGCCTGCTGGATTTCCACGGCGCGCAGATCAGCCTGCGCGTGGTCGGGCAGGCCGAAGGCCGGCGACTGAACCATGCCTACCGCGGACGCGACTACGCCACCAATGTGCTCACCTTCGAATACGGCGTGGGGCCCGACGCCGTGGCCCGTGGCGACATCGTGCTATGCCTGCCGGTGCTGAACCGGGAAGCCCGTGAACAGCGCAAGCCGCCGCTGGACCATGCCGCCCACCTCACCATCCACGGCACCCTGCACGCCCTGGGCTACGACCACATCCGGGCGCGCGACGCCCGCCGCATGGAAACGCTGGAAACACGGGTGCTGGGCGACATGGGCATTGCCGATCCCTACGCGCCGCGTTGACCGGTTCTTGGGGTAATTCCCTCCATGCCGTTACAGAACCACCGTGCAACATCGGTTATGCTGATTTTTTTGTAACTTGTCCTCTGGACGATGTCAGATCCTTACCCTGCGAACGACGCGGACACCCCGCGTCAATTGAAACCCGCCAACAAATCCCTGCTTGATCGCCTGCTGTCGCTGGTGCGACGCGAACCCGAAGACCGGGAAGGCATCAAGGCCATCCTGGAAGCCGCTCACGAGCGAGAACTCCTGGACGCCGAATCCTATGCCATGATCAAGGGCGCCCTGGCGGTGTCGGAGCGCACGGTAGGCGACATCATGGTGCCGCGCTCCCGCATGGATCTGCTGGACATCGCCCAGCCCCTGCCACGCCTGCTGTCCATCATCATCGACACCGCGCACTCGCGCTTCCCGGTGTTCGAGAACGACCGCGACAACATCATCGGCATACTCCTGGCGAAAGACCTGCTGCGCTGCATGCTGGAGCCGGATCTCGAACTGCGGTCGCTGGTGCGTCCCGCCGTGTTCATTCCGGAGTCCAAGCGCCTGAACGTGCTGCTGCACGATTTCCGCGCCAGCCGCAACCACCTGGCCATCGTCATCGACGAACATGGCGGCATCGCCGGCCTGGTCAGCATGGAAGACGTGCTGGAGGAAATCGTCGGCGACATCGAAGATGAATTCGACGATGACCATGAAAGCACGGTGTTCGCCGAAGGCGAAGACCAATGGCGGGTGCTTGCCACGACCGACATCGACAAGTTCAATGAGATCTTCGGGGTGGCGCTGCCCGACGACGAATACGACACCGTCGGCGGCTGGCTGGGTGGAGAACTGGGCCGCATCCCGCGCCGCGGCGATGCCGCCGAACGCCACGGCCTGCGCATCGAAGTCGTGCGCGCCGATCCGCGCCGCGCGCTGTGGCTGCGCGTAAAACGCCTGCCGCCCGAAGTGTCCGCCTCCCCTGTACGCGATACCGAATGAAGACGTTGATCACGCGCTACCCGCGCGCCATGCGCGCGGCGGGCATGCTGGGCCTCGGCGCGGTGCAGGCGCTGACCTTCGCGCCCGGCCCCCTGCCCGACGGCATGCTGGCCGTGGTGCAGATCCTGATGCTGGCCATACTGGCGCGGCGGCAGCTTACCGCCCCGTCCTGGCGCGACGCGCTGTGGGAGGGATGGCTCTATAGCTTCGGCTGCTATGCGCTGGGCCTGTACTGGATCTTCGTCAGCCTGCATGTTTATGGCGGCCTGGCCGTACCCCTCGCGGTGGCGGGCGTGCTGGCGCTGTCGGGTTTCATCGCCCTGTTTCCCGCGTTCG
Coding sequences within it:
- a CDS encoding PhoH family protein; protein product: MNATRARAPRRQPTVTVQVSGDNAHLANLCGPLDENLRQLADGLAVKLSRRGSRVVVEGEQAELAAQALRRFDEQAQRKPLSVDDIQLGLVEIGVGRVTESRGAEPLLDPAALPPMDDYGAGLALRTRRSDLRPRTPRQRDYLDNILKHDITFGVGPAGTGKTWLAVACAIDAMERDTVQRLILTRPAVEAGERLGFLPGDLAQKVDPYLRPLYDALYDLMGFDRVQRLFEKQTIEIAPLAYMRGRTLNHAFVILDEAQNTTPEQMKMFLTRIGFGSKAVITGDPSQVDLPRGQQSGLVHALGVLEEVQGIATTRFTSRDVVRHPLVARIVDAYESAAADES
- the ybeY gene encoding rRNA maturation RNase YbeY, whose translation is MIPALSLSVQYAVDAPLLPRWRLRRWVARALGAARDDGLLDFHGAQISLRVVGQAEGRRLNHAYRGRDYATNVLTFEYGVGPDAVARGDIVLCLPVLNREAREQRKPPLDHAAHLTIHGTLHALGYDHIRARDARRMETLETRVLGDMGIADPYAPR
- a CDS encoding HlyC/CorC family transporter, with product MSDPYPANDADTPRQLKPANKSLLDRLLSLVRREPEDREGIKAILEAAHERELLDAESYAMIKGALAVSERTVGDIMVPRSRMDLLDIAQPLPRLLSIIIDTAHSRFPVFENDRDNIIGILLAKDLLRCMLEPDLELRSLVRPAVFIPESKRLNVLLHDFRASRNHLAIVIDEHGGIAGLVSMEDVLEEIVGDIEDEFDDDHESTVFAEGEDQWRVLATTDIDKFNEIFGVALPDDEYDTVGGWLGGELGRIPRRGDAAERHGLRIEVVRADPRRALWLRVKRLPPEVSASPVRDTE